Proteins encoded within one genomic window of Acidobacteriota bacterium:
- a CDS encoding ABC transporter ATP-binding protein: MPTMEHTISIYSLSKAYGTFKALEDLDLHIQPGEIFGFLGPNGAGKTTTINLLMGLIRPTSGTCAIGGFNPHSVEENEILSLRRIVGYVPDATHFPEYLTAYETLEMAGRMHGLSPASRADRLRTVIAQHGLEEVIHQYPTSYSLGMRRKLALAHAQIHDPKIYILDEPTNGLDPYAAREIKVWMTSMAEAGKTILLSTHLLDMAERYCHRVAILNKGRLITVAHPQELKRQLQEASLEDAFFKMTEQ; encoded by the coding sequence ATGCCTACGATGGAACACACCATTTCAATTTATAGTCTCTCAAAGGCTTACGGTACATTTAAAGCACTTGAGGATTTGGACTTACATATTCAACCCGGTGAAATCTTCGGGTTTCTGGGTCCAAACGGTGCGGGGAAAACAACCACGATCAACTTGTTGATGGGGCTCATCCGGCCTACGAGTGGCACCTGTGCCATCGGAGGCTTTAACCCCCATTCAGTTGAAGAAAATGAAATTCTTTCCCTGAGACGAATTGTCGGGTACGTCCCGGATGCAACCCACTTTCCTGAATACCTGACCGCCTATGAAACACTGGAAATGGCAGGCCGAATGCACGGTCTGTCACCTGCCAGCCGGGCTGATCGCCTGCGAACGGTGATTGCCCAGCACGGACTGGAGGAAGTGATCCATCAGTATCCAACCAGTTATTCATTGGGCATGCGGCGAAAACTCGCACTGGCTCACGCCCAAATCCACGATCCGAAGATTTATATCCTCGATGAACCAACCAACGGTCTTGATCCCTATGCCGCCCGAGAAATCAAAGTCTGGATGACCAGCATGGCCGAAGCTGGAAAAACCATCCTGCTCAGCACCCACCTGCTCGACATGGCTGAGCGCTATTGCCACCGCGTGGCGATTCTCAACAAAGGACGATTGATTACCGTCGCTCACCCGCAAGAGTTAAAGCGTCAACTCCAGGAAGCGTCGCTTGAAGATGCTTTCTTTAAAATGACGGAGCAATAG
- a CDS encoding tetratricopeptide repeat protein: MHEEALEIWRKALPAGHPDIALSLNNLAGLYKSQGRYGEAEPLLLEALELRWKALPAGHPDIATSLNNLALLYQAQGQSGEAEPLFLEAISIWKKSLGNSHPNTLAGMGNYARLLREMGRDSEAETIEAEIRVLREQLKS; encoded by the coding sequence CTGCATGAGGAAGCGTTGGAGATTTGGCGGAAGGCTTTACCCGCCGGGCATCCCGACATCGCCTTGAGCCTCAACAATCTGGCGGGGTTGTATAAATCGCAAGGGCGATATGGGGAGGCCGAACCGCTGTTGCTGGAAGCATTGGAGTTGAGGTGGAAGGCGTTACCCGCCGGGCATCCCGACATCGCCACCAGTCTCAATAATCTGGCGTTGTTGTATCAGGCACAAGGGCAATCTGGGGAGGCCGAACCGCTATTTCTGGAAGCCATTTCCATCTGGAAAAAATCACTCGGGAACTCTCACCCCAATACACTGGCAGGGATGGGAAATTATGCCCGGTTGCTCCGTGAAATGGGGCGTGATTCCGAAGCGGAAACAATCGAGGCTGAAATCCGCGTTCTGCGAGAACAATTAAAATCCTGA
- a CDS encoding arginine repressor: MKKPQDKTERQRLILTTITEHRIATQTELRDALREHGIACDQATVSRDIRELGLVRVADADGNTFYASLEAASPKRSGRIEILRQFLRSVQWSGNLLVIHTDSANAHPVAEALDTLGFTEILGTVAGDNTIIAVVKEGTNAQALAERILKEAGKL, encoded by the coding sequence ATGAAAAAGCCTCAAGACAAGACAGAACGTCAACGCTTGATTTTGACAACTATCACTGAACACCGCATCGCGACCCAGACGGAGCTTCGCGATGCCCTGCGCGAACATGGCATTGCCTGCGACCAGGCGACGGTCTCCCGCGATATTCGGGAACTGGGACTGGTCAGAGTCGCTGATGCAGACGGGAACACCTTTTATGCATCGCTCGAAGCCGCTTCACCAAAACGCTCAGGACGCATCGAGATTCTGCGCCAGTTCCTGCGGAGCGTTCAGTGGTCTGGAAATCTTCTGGTGATTCATACCGATTCAGCCAATGCGCACCCGGTCGCGGAGGCGCTTGATACGCTTGGATTTACCGAGATCCTGGGCACGGTCGCCGGAGACAACACCATCATCGCGGTGGTGAAGGAAGGCACCAATGCTCAGGCGCTCGCCGAACGAATTTTGAAAGAGGCAGGGAAACTGTAG
- a CDS encoding argininosuccinate synthase, whose product MEKIVLAYSGGLDTSVILTWLKETYNVPVVAYVGDVGQDEDLAAVEAKAYRTGAESVVVLDLKDEFVAEYVFPAIQANAVYEGQYLMGTSLARPVIAKGMVQAALNSKATAVAHGATGKGNDQVRFELTVKALAPQLQIIAPWRDWSFVGRKDLLAYAAQKGISVPVTAEKPYSMDANLMHISYEGGILEDPWAEPPADMFLWTKSPEQAPNKPETVEIEFHKGIPVAINGEGYGPAKLLKVANDIAALHGVGRVDLVENRFIGIKSRGVYETPGATMLMQAHRAVESLTLDREVAHFKDALVPKFAELVYNGFWFSPEMELLLSTITKTQESVTGVVRLKLYKGNVTVTGRKSPYSLYNPEVASFESKFVVNPKDSGGFININGLRLTTWASRRR is encoded by the coding sequence GTGGAAAAGATTGTACTTGCTTACAGTGGGGGACTTGATACGAGCGTCATTTTGACGTGGCTCAAGGAAACCTACAACGTGCCGGTCGTCGCCTATGTCGGCGATGTCGGTCAAGATGAAGATTTGGCCGCTGTCGAAGCCAAAGCCTACCGGACCGGTGCGGAATCGGTCGTCGTGCTTGATCTTAAAGACGAGTTCGTCGCCGAATATGTCTTTCCAGCCATCCAGGCCAACGCGGTCTATGAAGGCCAGTACCTGATGGGCACCTCGCTGGCTCGCCCGGTGATTGCCAAAGGAATGGTACAGGCCGCGCTCAACAGCAAAGCAACTGCCGTCGCCCACGGGGCCACCGGCAAAGGCAACGATCAGGTTCGGTTCGAACTGACGGTCAAAGCCCTGGCGCCACAGTTGCAAATTATTGCACCGTGGCGCGACTGGTCGTTTGTGGGCCGCAAAGATTTGCTGGCTTACGCGGCACAAAAAGGCATTTCCGTGCCGGTGACGGCGGAAAAGCCCTACTCAATGGACGCCAACCTGATGCACATCAGCTATGAAGGCGGCATCCTCGAAGACCCCTGGGCTGAGCCTCCGGCAGATATGTTCCTCTGGACCAAATCGCCCGAACAGGCGCCGAACAAGCCTGAAACGGTCGAAATCGAATTTCACAAAGGCATTCCGGTTGCGATCAATGGCGAAGGTTACGGCCCGGCCAAATTGCTCAAGGTTGCCAACGACATTGCTGCGCTACACGGCGTTGGCCGCGTTGATCTGGTCGAAAACCGCTTCATCGGGATCAAATCACGCGGCGTGTATGAAACTCCGGGCGCCACGATGCTGATGCAGGCCCATCGGGCCGTTGAATCGCTCACGCTGGATCGCGAAGTCGCACACTTTAAAGATGCCCTCGTGCCGAAGTTTGCCGAACTGGTCTATAACGGGTTCTGGTTCTCGCCGGAAATGGAGCTGTTACTTTCCACCATTACGAAGACCCAGGAAAGTGTGACAGGCGTTGTCCGGCTCAAGCTGTACAAAGGAAATGTGACCGTGACGGGTCGCAAATCGCCGTATTCGCTCTATAACCCCGAAGTTGCCAGTTTTGAAAGCAAGTTTGTCGTGAATCCGAAAGATTCTGGCGGCTTTATCAACATTAATGGATTGCGTTTGACGACGTGGGCTTCGCGCCGACGATAG
- the argH gene encoding argininosuccinate lyase: protein MTEQVLRGAFDKPIDELILQFVASIDCDKALIEVDITGSLAHVWMLEKTGVLSTEQAVKIRNGLLQILDEGIELKLEHEDVHMNIEKRLQELIGDDAKLLHTARSRNDQVALDLRLFVAQTQTDLMSGLKALCQALVDQARKHQGVIMPGYTHLQRAQPVLLTHVLLSFAEGLTRDIARLQPNLISPLGAGALAGTAIPINPSTSAQLLGAKGHFTNSIDAVSDRDFAVEFVFACSLTAVHLSQLAENLILWCTSEFGFIKLPDELTTGSSIMPQKKNPDCLELVRGKAGMFIGELVNLLTTLKALPFGYNRDLQETKPPVVRTAQTLKEAIAVCTLAIAKMEVCAEAMFQAASDENLLATDIAEFLVKQGVPFREAHSRVAALVKYGKPFSTLTIDEWQQAGVDPAVVELLNPLTSVTNRNSPGGTSPIQVQAQLLAKEKLL from the coding sequence ATGACCGAACAAGTACTCCGCGGGGCATTTGACAAGCCCATTGACGAATTGATTTTGCAGTTTGTGGCTTCGATTGATTGCGATAAAGCACTGATCGAAGTAGACATCACCGGTTCGCTCGCCCACGTCTGGATGCTCGAAAAAACCGGCGTTCTTTCAACAGAACAGGCCGTGAAAATCCGCAACGGGCTGCTCCAGATTCTCGACGAAGGGATTGAACTCAAGCTTGAGCACGAAGATGTCCACATGAACATTGAAAAGCGGCTTCAGGAGCTGATTGGCGATGATGCGAAATTGCTCCACACGGCGCGTAGCCGCAACGATCAGGTAGCGTTGGACTTACGGCTCTTCGTTGCTCAGACGCAAACCGACCTGATGTCAGGCTTGAAAGCACTGTGTCAGGCACTGGTGGACCAGGCACGGAAGCACCAGGGCGTCATCATGCCAGGGTACACGCACTTGCAACGGGCCCAGCCGGTGTTGCTCACGCACGTGCTGCTGTCATTTGCCGAAGGGCTGACGCGTGATATCGCCCGGCTGCAACCCAATTTGATTTCGCCGCTTGGGGCTGGGGCACTGGCTGGAACAGCGATTCCGATCAATCCGTCAACGAGTGCGCAACTGCTTGGCGCCAAAGGACATTTTACTAATTCGATTGATGCGGTTTCAGACCGTGATTTCGCTGTGGAATTTGTCTTTGCCTGCTCATTGACGGCGGTGCATCTGTCGCAACTGGCTGAAAACCTGATTTTGTGGTGCACCTCGGAATTTGGCTTTATCAAGCTGCCTGATGAACTGACCACCGGGTCAAGCATTATGCCCCAGAAGAAAAATCCGGACTGCCTGGAACTGGTTCGGGGCAAGGCGGGGATGTTCATTGGCGAACTGGTCAACCTGCTCACCACACTCAAGGCGCTTCCGTTTGGCTACAACCGCGATTTGCAGGAAACCAAGCCTCCGGTGGTGCGCACAGCCCAAACGCTCAAGGAAGCAATTGCCGTTTGCACGCTTGCGATTGCAAAAATGGAAGTCTGTGCCGAAGCGATGTTTCAGGCAGCATCGGATGAAAACCTGCTCGCCACCGACATTGCTGAGTTTCTGGTCAAACAGGGCGTTCCCTTTCGCGAAGCCCACAGCCGGGTGGCCGCGCTGGTCAAATACGGGAAACCGTTTTCAACGCTGACAATTGACGAATGGCAGCAGGCCGGGGTGGATCCGGCGGTTGTCGAACTTCTTAACCCATTGACTTCGGTTACCAACCGAAATTCTCCTGGCGGCACCTCGCCCATCCAGGTTCAGGCTCAACTTTTGGCAAAGGAGAAACTGCTGTGA
- the argC gene encoding N-acetyl-gamma-glutamyl-phosphate reductase → MVKCAVIGGSGYIGGELIRLLAGHPHAQLVAVTGRETVGKRLGDVHPHLASLNLTINPLAEVEDAEVVFLALPNGEAMKQWSEGIAEIAKTHTVIDTSADFRLQDRETFEQFYRTEHPCFGSVKQFVYGQPELFAEQIREARLVASPGCFATAVILALYPLAAAGLIDHAVVNAVTGSSGSGIKVKEKTHHPFRMDSFYAYEPFVHRHIPEIKQAIFFRTGHTVDFVFQPHSGPFVRGIFVTAVVTMPKDYTTAELQNLYHELYESKPFVRFTDHSPNVKFVRGTNFCDLSIKSNGHHVIVMAAIDNLVKGGAGQAVQSFNLMKGFDETTGLMALPTIP, encoded by the coding sequence TTGGTTAAGTGCGCTGTCATCGGAGGTTCAGGTTATATCGGCGGCGAGTTGATTCGGCTGCTGGCCGGGCATCCGCACGCACAACTGGTGGCGGTGACCGGTCGTGAAACGGTCGGCAAACGCCTGGGAGATGTGCATCCGCATCTGGCCAGCCTGAACCTGACTATCAACCCGCTGGCTGAAGTCGAAGACGCCGAAGTCGTGTTTCTGGCGCTCCCCAATGGCGAAGCCATGAAACAATGGTCGGAAGGCATTGCCGAAATTGCCAAAACCCACACCGTAATTGACACTTCGGCAGATTTTCGGCTTCAGGACCGCGAAACGTTTGAACAATTTTACCGAACCGAGCATCCGTGCTTCGGTTCGGTCAAACAATTTGTCTATGGTCAGCCCGAACTGTTTGCCGAGCAGATTCGTGAGGCACGACTGGTGGCATCTCCCGGATGTTTTGCAACGGCAGTCATTCTGGCATTGTACCCGCTCGCGGCGGCAGGGTTGATTGACCATGCGGTGGTCAATGCCGTAACTGGTTCATCTGGATCAGGAATCAAGGTCAAAGAGAAAACGCATCATCCATTTCGGATGGACAGCTTTTATGCCTATGAACCGTTTGTCCATCGGCACATTCCCGAAATCAAACAGGCGATTTTCTTTCGAACCGGGCACACCGTGGATTTTGTGTTTCAACCGCATTCGGGGCCGTTTGTACGAGGCATCTTTGTGACCGCAGTCGTCACGATGCCAAAAGATTACACCACGGCGGAATTGCAAAATTTGTATCACGAACTCTATGAATCAAAACCGTTTGTGCGATTTACCGATCATTCGCCAAATGTGAAATTTGTTCGAGGAACGAACTTTTGCGACCTTTCCATCAAAAGTAACGGCCATCACGTGATTGTCATGGCAGCCATTGATAATCTGGTCAAAGGCGGCGCCGGTCAGGCAGTTCAATCATTTAATCTGATGAAAGGCTTTGATGAAACCACGGGATTGATGGCGCTTCCGACAATTCCTTAA
- a CDS encoding aminotransferase class III-fold pyridoxal phosphate-dependent enzyme — MTFVRTYKTLPITIARGEGCFVWDTAGTKYLDMYAGHAVASTGHAHPHVVSAIAGQAQNLIFYSTMVDVAIRHEAAATLIAHAPAPLTSVLFANSGAEANENALKMAILQTGRKKIVTFEGGFHGRTLLAMNVTANPKYHKQLPYIIPDIEVCPFGDVAAIRTAIDDTTAAVILEPVQSMAGCRTASPEFFQELRALTSQHGAYLIFDEVQTGIGRTGKMFFSGQFGVVPDIVTLAKGIASGLPLSAVLVSQAVADRVQYGEFGATYGAGPIAMAAMKATIEVIEQEHLLDRVTEVSTSLRNALDQLPEVIEILGLGLLIGVRTSLPAAELQSRLLKQGVIVGTSDDPHVIRLLPPLTLTQAEVDAFLDAFSQATGHARPASIQPPLRGENLDWVTR; from the coding sequence ATGACTTTCGTTCGAACCTACAAAACCTTACCCATCACTATTGCCCGTGGCGAAGGCTGCTTTGTCTGGGATACCGCCGGGACCAAATACCTCGATATGTATGCCGGGCACGCGGTGGCTTCGACCGGACATGCGCACCCGCATGTTGTTTCAGCGATTGCCGGGCAGGCACAAAACCTGATCTTTTATTCGACCATGGTTGACGTGGCCATTCGTCACGAAGCGGCGGCCACACTGATTGCCCATGCTCCCGCACCGTTGACGAGTGTGCTGTTTGCCAATTCGGGTGCTGAAGCCAACGAAAACGCCTTAAAAATGGCGATTCTTCAAACCGGGCGCAAAAAAATTGTTACGTTCGAAGGTGGCTTTCATGGTCGAACACTCCTGGCAATGAACGTCACCGCCAATCCGAAATACCATAAGCAACTTCCCTATATCATTCCGGATATTGAAGTTTGCCCGTTTGGTGACGTAGCTGCCATTCGCACGGCGATTGATGACACCACGGCAGCGGTCATCCTTGAACCAGTTCAATCAATGGCCGGATGCCGGACGGCTTCACCAGAATTCTTTCAGGAATTGCGCGCTTTGACCTCCCAGCACGGCGCCTACCTGATCTTTGACGAAGTCCAGACCGGCATTGGTCGCACCGGGAAGATGTTCTTTTCAGGACAGTTTGGCGTGGTACCCGACATTGTGACGCTGGCAAAAGGCATTGCTTCGGGTCTGCCGCTCTCGGCAGTGCTGGTGTCTCAGGCAGTGGCTGACCGGGTGCAGTACGGCGAATTTGGCGCAACCTACGGCGCCGGGCCAATTGCGATGGCCGCCATGAAGGCCACCATTGAAGTGATTGAACAGGAACACCTCCTGGATCGTGTAACCGAAGTCAGCACCAGTCTTCGCAATGCGTTGGACCAACTCCCCGAAGTCATTGAAATTCTTGGACTTGGATTGCTCATCGGCGTCAGGACTTCACTTCCGGCAGCCGAACTTCAGTCCCGATTGCTCAAACAAGGAGTGATTGTGGGCACATCCGACGACCCACACGTCATTCGATTGCTGCCACCCTTAACCCTGACCCAGGCTGAGGTTGACGCTTTTCTTGATGCTTTTTCTCAAGCAACAGGCCATGCACGACCTGCCTCAATTCAGCCACCGCTACGCGGCGAAAACCTTGATTGGGTGACAAGATGA
- a CDS encoding N-acetylornithine carbamoyltransferase, protein MKHFIHTGEYTPDELESLIWGAIQNKGKRSTELAGKSVALIFFNSSLRTRSSFEVAIAQLGGHSVTLEVGNGVWDLEFLEGAVMDGKKAEHIKDAARVLSRYFDAICVRSFPKLQNLAEDLEDPIVEAFRQYSSVPVINLESALYHPCQAMADVMTIKEKFGQTSGVKVALSWAYHIKALPTSVANSFAVATHQMGCELTIVAPPGFPLPEPVMAQLPGVKIVHDQSVLKDQQVVYAKSWGSLLDYGTPPPETLRNWMITLEKLGTAKFMHCMPLRRNVEIADDVMESTQNLCYDEAENRLHIQKEILRALIGPR, encoded by the coding sequence ATGAAGCATTTTATCCACACTGGCGAATATACTCCCGATGAACTCGAATCCCTGATTTGGGGCGCCATTCAAAACAAAGGCAAGCGTTCAACCGAACTGGCTGGCAAGTCAGTGGCGTTGATTTTTTTCAATAGCTCGCTCCGAACGCGTTCCAGCTTTGAAGTTGCGATTGCGCAACTTGGCGGGCATTCGGTCACGCTTGAAGTCGGCAACGGCGTGTGGGATCTCGAATTCCTCGAAGGCGCGGTGATGGATGGCAAAAAAGCCGAACACATCAAGGACGCCGCCCGCGTTCTCTCGCGGTATTTCGATGCGATTTGTGTGCGATCTTTCCCGAAACTCCAGAATCTGGCCGAAGATTTGGAAGACCCGATTGTCGAAGCGTTTCGCCAGTATTCATCAGTTCCAGTCATCAACCTGGAATCAGCACTCTATCACCCCTGTCAGGCGATGGCAGACGTCATGACGATTAAGGAAAAGTTTGGTCAAACTTCGGGCGTCAAAGTTGCGCTTTCGTGGGCCTACCACATCAAGGCGTTGCCAACTTCGGTGGCGAATTCATTTGCCGTGGCGACGCATCAGATGGGGTGTGAATTGACGATTGTGGCCCCGCCCGGATTTCCACTTCCAGAACCGGTCATGGCGCAGCTTCCGGGAGTCAAAATTGTTCATGATCAAAGCGTGCTCAAAGACCAGCAGGTGGTCTATGCCAAGTCGTGGGGGTCGTTGCTCGACTATGGAACGCCGCCGCCCGAAACCCTGCGCAACTGGATGATCACGCTGGAAAAGCTTGGAACGGCAAAGTTTATGCACTGTATGCCGCTCCGCCGAAATGTCGAAATTGCCGACGATGTGATGGAATCAACCCAGAATCTTTGCTATGACGAAGCCGAAAACCGGCTGCATATCCAGAAAGAGATTTTGCGGGCGCTGATTGGACCTCGCTAA
- a CDS encoding DUF1778 domain-containing protein, with the protein MRGNQSASQRENRLSIRIKPQQKELIVRAAALKNTTVSDFVVEQAVSAATEILADQTHFVLPPEQWEAFCQILDAPPKQNPKLAALFSRRSVFDE; encoded by the coding sequence ATGCGTGGAAATCAATCTGCCAGCCAGCGGGAAAATCGGTTAAGCATTCGGATTAAACCCCAGCAAAAAGAACTCATTGTCCGGGCGGCGGCACTCAAAAACACCACCGTCAGTGATTTTGTGGTCGAACAGGCGGTCAGTGCCGCAACCGAAATCCTGGCCGATCAAACCCACTTTGTATTACCCCCGGAACAATGGGAAGCCTTTTGTCAAATCCTGGATGCTCCTCCAAAACAGAACCCTAAATTAGCGGCGTTGTTTTCCCGGCGGAGTGTTTTTGATGAGTGA
- a CDS encoding GNAT family N-acetyltransferase — MSDESLKSPALLSRDHNREFFDCGVPALNEFFKKYALQNQKKDAARTYVAVRGNRVVGYYTLAYGSIAPSEAAKKLAAGLGRYPIPVMLLARLAVDVTERGRGLGADLLRDALLRTIQAAEIAGLRALIVHAKDDAARAFYEKFGFEPSPSNPYHLFLPISEIRETIGSEEP, encoded by the coding sequence ATGAGTGACGAAAGCCTGAAATCACCGGCACTGCTTTCCCGTGACCACAATCGGGAGTTTTTTGATTGTGGCGTTCCTGCCCTCAACGAATTTTTCAAAAAGTACGCCCTTCAAAACCAGAAAAAGGATGCCGCACGGACCTACGTCGCAGTCAGGGGCAATCGCGTCGTTGGATATTACACACTGGCTTACGGCTCTATCGCGCCTTCAGAAGCTGCGAAAAAACTTGCCGCTGGCCTGGGGCGGTATCCAATCCCGGTTATGCTCCTGGCGCGACTGGCGGTTGATGTGACTGAACGAGGACGCGGGCTTGGTGCGGACCTGCTTCGAGATGCCTTGCTCAGAACCATTCAGGCGGCTGAAATTGCCGGATTGCGGGCTCTTATTGTTCATGCGAAAGATGATGCGGCCAGGGCTTTTTATGAAAAATTTGGGTTTGAACCTTCACCCAGTAACCCATATCATCTGTTTCTCCCAATCTCAGAAATCAGGGAAACTATTGGAAGTGAAGAACCGTGA
- the argB gene encoding acetylglutamate kinase has product MPISVIKFGGEVLNQPETLATICRDVATLHENGHSLVIVHGGGAQVDELCRQLGITPKKINGRRITDKASLEAAKMILAGTNNTNLLAVLRGMNVPSVGISGIDAGLITARKRPPRSVTDLQTGETKLVDFGFVGDLVSVNPTLLRVLLAARMVPVVCPLVADEAGQVFNTNADTVATELAMALQADQWIAATTVDGVLDANQQVIPEINPAIFEQLAAAKVITGGMYPKLTNAFTALKGGVTSVHIVNGQRPGTLVKVVTGQPVGTRVTR; this is encoded by the coding sequence ATGCCCATCTCAGTCATTAAATTTGGCGGCGAAGTTCTGAACCAGCCGGAAACACTGGCCACAATATGTCGCGACGTGGCTACACTCCACGAAAATGGCCACTCTCTGGTCATTGTCCACGGCGGAGGCGCTCAGGTTGACGAACTGTGCCGGCAACTCGGCATCACTCCGAAAAAAATCAATGGTCGGCGCATCACAGATAAAGCCTCACTCGAAGCCGCCAAAATGATCCTTGCTGGTACGAACAACACCAATCTGCTCGCGGTTTTGCGCGGAATGAATGTTCCATCTGTCGGGATCAGCGGGATTGACGCCGGATTGATCACCGCCCGGAAACGGCCTCCGCGAAGCGTCACCGATTTGCAAACCGGCGAAACGAAACTGGTTGATTTTGGCTTTGTCGGAGACCTCGTTTCGGTCAATCCAACCCTGCTCAGAGTCCTGTTGGCAGCCCGAATGGTTCCGGTTGTCTGCCCGCTGGTTGCCGATGAAGCTGGCCAGGTATTCAACACCAATGCCGACACGGTGGCCACTGAACTGGCAATGGCGCTCCAGGCTGACCAGTGGATTGCCGCCACGACTGTGGATGGGGTGCTTGATGCAAACCAGCAGGTGATTCCCGAAATCAATCCAGCAATATTTGAACAACTGGCTGCTGCCAAGGTGATTACCGGAGGAATGTATCCGAAACTCACCAATGCGTTTACGGCTCTAAAAGGTGGCGTCACCTCAGTCCATATTGTGAACGGGCAACGTCCTGGAACGCTAGTGAAGGTTGTGACCGGGCAGCCCGTAGGAACCAGGGTGACAAGGTGA